The proteins below come from a single Mugil cephalus isolate CIBA_MC_2020 chromosome 7, CIBA_Mcephalus_1.1, whole genome shotgun sequence genomic window:
- the col15a1b gene encoding collagen, type XV, alpha 1b isoform X4 — protein MRAMQISLILLFLLSSPIQAQWWSLLWANPKTETYSSPSSGTPTITSGFITLLGPSDPPRTATEWVGNEDGVMEKTVEGTPSEGSVVASTLPSSIVSVSAQSAVGPEALPPEKNTVRGSIIKSQYKLLKHWKSERGSGSHLDLTELIGVPLPPSVSFTPGYEGFPAYNFEPEANIGRLTKTFVPASFYRDFSIIVTVRPASQRGGVLFAITDAHQKVVELGLALTPVRGGLQSILLYYTDREQASHSHKAAAFSVPDMTDQWTRFTVVVEHDEVRLYMDCGEAERTSFHRRPERLTFSRNSGIFVANAGSTGLDRFVGSIQQLVIKDDPRAAEEQCEDDDPYASGYASGDDALDDRETEEETMKNEQRRRPSTAEREDSVPVRAPPTHDPEVELEEYSGHMTPTVATKELLTREPHRTEEPGERPPDDHVRPGSKGERGDPGPPGPPGPQGDPAVHGDTKPGPIGPQGPPGTPGFPGVPGIEGQKGSKGDKGDMGLRGPQGFPGLNGEAGVKGEKGEPGVGLPGAPGSPGLPGPPGPPRSRSVPYGPDALGSGFEDLDSDAELVRGPPGPPGPPGPPGPPGPHLAQTDTSGEHSATYAGPPGVPGRDGLPGKNGVPGPAGKDGTPGLPGTVGQKGDQGMPGPPGPKGECGSGGTAGSPGPRGPNGQPGKRGPPGPPGPPGPSGTSGTKFFVEDMEGSGKRDMLIETGVRGPQGIPGLPGPPGPRGEDGVPGISVKGEPGEPGSSGSQGPAGMPGTRGPKGDKGSPGLKGDQGADGLSIPGPPGPPGPPGPPINIQDFLNATNGILNLTEIRGPPGPMGPEGLPGRAGFPGPRGPKGEIGSTGIQGSAGLKGEKGEPGVTIAADGSLLSAPRGPQGPKGIKGDRGYPGPAGLMGPIGPSGEKGECGIPGRPGRPGLLGKKGDKGDSVGVVGPPGPPGPPGLPGRILGLNGTVFPVRPRPHCKNGRESPRRRDTVGPKGEKGDEGLPGEPGTPAPGFPDAIVGARGDQGYKGEKGEKGDAGLPGPPGLPGRSGLVGPKGESIVGPQGPVGSPGQPGAPGFGRPGPRGPPGPAGPPGLSAYETTIPGPPGPPGPPGPANLVITYKTFNALTRDSQRAAEGTLAYVSDRGGELYIRARNGWRKIQLGELIHPGPSSSESSQSLSRPGDRSRPHRTNSQELQDGSRAYQPSYNVLPQTFNGVPGLHLVALNAPLRGDMRGIRGADFQCYQQARAMGLTATYRAFLSSHLQDLATIVRKTDRNDMPVVNLRGEVLFSSWMSIFSGNGGTYDPSIPIYSFDGRNVMTDSTWPDKLVWHGSSVVGSRLTSNYCEAWRTADMAVTGQAAMLQTGRMLGQHARSCSSHYIVLCIENTYVGDRHQRRP, from the exons atgAGAGCCATGCAGATCTCTcttatcctcctcttcctcctctcctctcccataCAAGCCCAATGGTGGAGTTTGTTGTGGGCAAACCCAAAAACCGAAACCTACAGCTCTCCGTCCTCCGGTACTCCTACCATCACCTCTGGGTTTATTACCCTCTTGGGCCCTTCTGACCCCCCACGGACAGCAACAGAGTGGGTGGGAAATGAGGACGGGGTGATGGAGAAAACTGTGGAGGGTACTCCATCAGAGGGGTCTGTGGTGGCCTCTACTCTACCCAGCTCAATAGTATCAGTCTCTGCCCAAAGCGCTGTTGGACCTGAGGCATTACCTCCAGAGAAGAATACAGTCAGAGGCAGCATAATTAAGTCCCAGTACAAACTTCTAAAACACTGGAAAAGTG AACGCGGCTCAGGAAGTCATCTGGACCTGACAGAGTTAATTGGCGTCCCACTCCCTCCCTCGGTCTCCTTCACTCCTGGCTATGAGGGTTTTCCAGCCTACAACTTTGAACCCGAGGCCAACATCGGCAGACTCACCAAAACCTTTGTGCCAGCGTCGTTCTACCGGGACTTTTCTATCATTGTCACG GTGCGTCCAGCcagccagagaggaggagtTCTCTTTGCCATCACAGACGCCCATCAGAAGGTGGTGGAACTGGGTTTGGCCCTCACTCCAGTGCGTGGGGGGCTCCAGAGCATCTTACTGTATTACACTGACAGAGAACAGGCTTCTCACAGCCACAAAGCTGCTGCCTTTAGTGTCCCAGACATGACTGACCAGTGGACACGGTTCACG GTGGTGGTGGAACATGACGAGGTGCGTCTCTACATGGACTGCGGAGAGGCCGAGAGGACCAGCTTTCATCGGAGGCCAGAGAGACTCACCTTCTCACGCAACTCTGGCATTTTTGTAGCCAATGCAGGAAGCACAGGGCTCGACAGGTTTGTG gGTTCTATTCAGCAGCTGGTCATAAAAGATGATCCCAGAGCAGCTGAGGAGCAGTGTGAAGACGACGATCCTTAT GCCTCAGGATACGCCAGTGGAGATGATGCTCTGGATGACAGAGAGACTGAGGAAGAAACAATGAAGAATGAACAGAGGAGAAGACCTAGCACAGCAGAG AGAGAGGACAGTGTTCCTGTTAGAGCTCCACCCACTCACGATCCAGAGGTGGAGCTTGAGGAGTAttctggtcacatgactccaACAGTTGCCACTAAAGAACTTCTAACAAGAG AACCACATCGAACAGAGGAGCCAGGAGAGCGACCACCAGAT GATCATGTCAGACCTGGGTCAAAAGGAGAGCGTGGTGATCCCGGGCCGCCTGGACCACCTGGCCCCCAAGGTGACCCAGCTGTACATGGGGATACCAAGCCGGGACCAATTGGACCACAAGGACCACCAGGAACCCCTGGATTCCCTGGAGTACCAGGGATAGAGGGACAGAAG GGAAGCAAGGGAGATAAAGGAGACATG GGTCTGAGAGGTCCTCAGGGATTTCCAGGTTTGAACGGGGAAGCTGGTGTTAAAGGAGAAAAG GGAGAACCAGGAGTTGGTTTACCAGGCGCCCCAGGCTCCCCAGGCCTTCCCGGCCCCCCGGGTCCTCCCAGATCACGCAGTGTTCCT TATGGACCAGATGCCCTGGGTTCTGGCTTTGAAGACCTGGACAGTGATGCTGAACTCGTCAGG GGACCTCCTGGTCCTCCAGGGCCTCCAGGGCCTCCTGGTCCACCTGGACCTCACCTGGCACAAACTGACACCAGTGGAGAACACTCAGCTACGTATGCTGGACCACCTGGTGTGCCTGGCAGAGATGGACTTCCAGGGAAAAATGGAGTACCA GGTCCAGCAGGAAAAGATGGGACTCCAGGTCTACCGGGAACTGTGGGACAGAAG GGGGACCAAGGGATGCCTGGACCACCTGGACCAAAG GGGGAATGTGGCTCTGGGGGTACAGCAGGATCCCCAGGACCACGTGGGCCTAATGGTCAACCAGGAAAGAGAGGCCCACCCGGTCCCCCAGGTCCCCCGGGACCCTCTGGAACTTCGGGAACCAAGTTCTTTGTAGAG GATATGGAAGGATCTGGAAAAAGGGACATGCTTATTGAAACTGGAGTCAGAGGCCCACAG GGAATCCCTGGCCTACCCGGCCCTCCTGGACCACGG gGTGAGGATGGAGTCCCTGGAATCTCTGTCAAG GGTGAACCAGGGGAGCCAGGATCATCAGGTTCACAGGGTCCTGCCGGAATGCCAGGTACCAGG GGGCCCAAAGGAGATAAAGGCAGTCCAGGACTCAAG GGTGATCAAGGTGCCGATGGTCTCAGTATACCAGGACCACCCGGACCTCCTGGGCCTCCAGGACCTCCCATTAACATACAAGAT TTCCTCAATGCCACAAATGGTATCCTCAACTTGACAGAGATCCGAGGACCACCTGGGCCCATG GGCCCTGAAGGCTTGCCTGGCAGAGCTGGATTTCCA GGCCCCAGGGGACCGAAGGGAGAAATAGGCTCTACAGGCATCCAAGGGTCAGCAGGGCTTAAG ggagaaaagggagaaccAGGGGTGACTATTGCTGCAGATGGATCTCTCTTGTCAGCACCCAGAGGCCCTCAGGGGCCAAAAGGCATAAAG GGCGACCGTGGCTACCCCGGACCTGCTGGACTTATG GGCCCAATAGGACCTTCTGGAGAAAAGGGAGAGTGTGGCATCCCAGGACGTCCA GGGAGACCTGGTTTGCTTGGGAAGAAAGGTGACAAAGGAGATTCTGTTGGCGTAGTG ggACCTCCAGGTCCTCCCGGTCCCCCTGGCCTTCCAGGGAGAATCCTCGGACTGAACGGA ACGGTGTTCCCTGTGCGCCCCAGACCGCACTGCAAAAATGGACGA GAGTCACCGAGAAGGAGAGATACAGTTGGACctaaaggagaaaaaggagatgaaggatTACCTGGTGAGCCAGGGACACCTG CACCAGGATTTCCAGATGCAATAGTG GGTGCTAGAGGTGATCAAGGATACAAAGGTGAGAAGGGAGAAAAGGGTGACGCAGGCCTGCCTGGCCCTCCAGGACTGCCAGGGAGATCAGGACTGGTG GGACCAAAGGGTGAGTCCATTGTTGGCCCCCAGGGTCCTGTTGGTTCTCCTGGCCAGCCTGGAGCTCCTGGGTTTGGACGACCTGGACCTCGTGGGCCCCCCGGCCCTGCTGGACCTCCGGGACTATCTGCATATGAAACAA CTAttcctggtcctcctggtcctccgGGTCCACCAGGCCCTGCCAACCTG GTGATCACCTACAAGACATTTAACGCTCTCACCAGAGACTCACAGCGCGCTGCAGAAGGAACCTTGGCCTATGTGTCTGACAGAGGAGGGGAGCTGTACATCAGAGCACGCAACGGCTGGCGCAAGATCCAg CTCGGAGAGTTGATCCATCCTGGACCGTCCTCATCGGAGTCCTCTCAGTCCCTCAGCAGACCCGGAGACAGGAGTAGACCGCACAGGACCAATAGCCAG gagctgcaggacgGCAGTAGAGCCTACCAGCCCAGCTATAACGTGCTACCACAGACCTTCAACGGCGTACCTGGG CTCCACCTGGTGGCCCTGAACGCCCCACTCAGAGGAGACATGCGTGGCATCCGTGGAGCAGACTTCCAGTGCTACCAACAGGCCCGTGCCATGGGGCTCACAGCTACATACAGGGCCTTCCTGTCCTCACACCTCCAGGACCTGGCAACAATTGTGAGGAAGACCGACCGCAACGACATGCCCGTGGTTAACCTGAGG GGTGAGGTGCTGTTCAGCAGCTGGATGTCCATCTTCTCTGGGAACGGAGGCACATACGACCCATCCATACCCATCTACTCCTTTGACGGACGGAACGTGATGACAGACTCAACTTG GCCAGACAAGTTGGTGTGGCACGGCTCCAGCGTCGTGGGCAGCCGCCTGACCTCTAACTACTGCGAGGCGTGGAGGACGGCTGACATGGCGGTGACGGGCCAGGCCGCCATGCTGCAGACGGGGCGAATGTTAGGACAGCACGCCCGCTCCTGCTCCAGCCACTACATAGTGCTGTGCATAGAGAACACATACGTGGGAGACAGGCATCAGAGGAGGCCCTGA
- the col15a1b gene encoding collagen, type XV, alpha 1b isoform X5 — protein MRAMQISLILLFLLSSPIQAQWWSLLWANPKTETYSSPSSGTPTITSGFITLLGPSDPPRTATEWVGNEDGVMEKTVEGTPSEGSVVASTLPSSIVSVSAQSAVGPEALPPEKNTVRGSIIKSQYKLLKHWKSERGSGSHLDLTELIGVPLPPSVSFTPGYEGFPAYNFEPEANIGRLTKTFVPASFYRDFSIIVTVRPASQRGGVLFAITDAHQKVVELGLALTPVRGGLQSILLYYTDREQASHSHKAAAFSVPDMTDQWTRFTVVVEHDEVRLYMDCGEAERTSFHRRPERLTFSRNSGIFVANAGSTGLDRFVGSIQQLVIKDDPRAAEEQCEDDDPYASGYASGDDALDDRETEEETMKNEQRRRPSTAEREDSVPVRAPPTHDPEVELEEYSGHMTPTVATKELLTREPHRTEEPGERPPDDHVRPGSKGERGDPGPPGPPGPQGDPAVHGDTKPGPIGPQGPPGTPGFPGVPGIEGQKGSKGDKGDMGLRGPQGFPGLNGEAGVKGEKGEPGVGLPGAPGSPGLPGPPGPPRSRSVPYGPDALGSGFEDLDSDAELVRGPPGPPGPPGPPGPPGPHLAQTDTSGEHSATYAGPPGVPGRDGLPGKNGVPGPAGKDGTPGLPGTVGQKGDQGMPGPPGPKGECGSGGTAGSPGPRGPNGQPGKRGPPGPPGPPGPSGTSGTKFFVEDMEGSGKRDMLIETGVRGPQGIPGLPGPPGPRGEDGVPGISVKGEPGEPGSSGSQGPAGMPGTRGPKGDKGSPGLKGDQGADGLSIPGPPGPPGPPGPPINIQDFLNATNGILNLTEIRGPPGPMGPEGLPGRAGFPGPRGPKGEIGSTGIQGSAGLKGEKGEPGVTIAADGSLLSAPRGPQGPKGIKGDRGYPGPAGLMGPIGPSGEKGECGIPGRPGRPGLLGKKGDKGDSVGVVGPPGPPGPPGLPGRILGLNGESPRRRDTVGPKGEKGDEGLPGEPGTPAPGFPDAIVGARGDQGYKGEKGEKGDAGLPGPPGLPGRSGLVGPKGESIVGPQGPVGSPGQPGAPGFGRPGPRGPPGPAGPPGLSAYETTIPGPPGPPGPPGPANLVITYKTFNALTRDSQRAAEGTLAYVSDRGGELYIRARNGWRKIQLGELIHPGPSSSESSQSLSRPGDRSRPHRTNSQELQDGSRAYQPSYNVLPQTFNGVPGLHLVALNAPLRGDMRGIRGADFQCYQQARAMGLTATYRAFLSSHLQDLATIVRKTDRNDMPVVNLRGEVLFSSWMSIFSGNGGTYDPSIPIYSFDGRNVMTDSTWPDKLVWHGSSVVGSRLTSNYCEAWRTADMAVTGQAAMLQTGRMLGQHARSCSSHYIVLCIENTYVGDRHQRRP, from the exons atgAGAGCCATGCAGATCTCTcttatcctcctcttcctcctctcctctcccataCAAGCCCAATGGTGGAGTTTGTTGTGGGCAAACCCAAAAACCGAAACCTACAGCTCTCCGTCCTCCGGTACTCCTACCATCACCTCTGGGTTTATTACCCTCTTGGGCCCTTCTGACCCCCCACGGACAGCAACAGAGTGGGTGGGAAATGAGGACGGGGTGATGGAGAAAACTGTGGAGGGTACTCCATCAGAGGGGTCTGTGGTGGCCTCTACTCTACCCAGCTCAATAGTATCAGTCTCTGCCCAAAGCGCTGTTGGACCTGAGGCATTACCTCCAGAGAAGAATACAGTCAGAGGCAGCATAATTAAGTCCCAGTACAAACTTCTAAAACACTGGAAAAGTG AACGCGGCTCAGGAAGTCATCTGGACCTGACAGAGTTAATTGGCGTCCCACTCCCTCCCTCGGTCTCCTTCACTCCTGGCTATGAGGGTTTTCCAGCCTACAACTTTGAACCCGAGGCCAACATCGGCAGACTCACCAAAACCTTTGTGCCAGCGTCGTTCTACCGGGACTTTTCTATCATTGTCACG GTGCGTCCAGCcagccagagaggaggagtTCTCTTTGCCATCACAGACGCCCATCAGAAGGTGGTGGAACTGGGTTTGGCCCTCACTCCAGTGCGTGGGGGGCTCCAGAGCATCTTACTGTATTACACTGACAGAGAACAGGCTTCTCACAGCCACAAAGCTGCTGCCTTTAGTGTCCCAGACATGACTGACCAGTGGACACGGTTCACG GTGGTGGTGGAACATGACGAGGTGCGTCTCTACATGGACTGCGGAGAGGCCGAGAGGACCAGCTTTCATCGGAGGCCAGAGAGACTCACCTTCTCACGCAACTCTGGCATTTTTGTAGCCAATGCAGGAAGCACAGGGCTCGACAGGTTTGTG gGTTCTATTCAGCAGCTGGTCATAAAAGATGATCCCAGAGCAGCTGAGGAGCAGTGTGAAGACGACGATCCTTAT GCCTCAGGATACGCCAGTGGAGATGATGCTCTGGATGACAGAGAGACTGAGGAAGAAACAATGAAGAATGAACAGAGGAGAAGACCTAGCACAGCAGAG AGAGAGGACAGTGTTCCTGTTAGAGCTCCACCCACTCACGATCCAGAGGTGGAGCTTGAGGAGTAttctggtcacatgactccaACAGTTGCCACTAAAGAACTTCTAACAAGAG AACCACATCGAACAGAGGAGCCAGGAGAGCGACCACCAGAT GATCATGTCAGACCTGGGTCAAAAGGAGAGCGTGGTGATCCCGGGCCGCCTGGACCACCTGGCCCCCAAGGTGACCCAGCTGTACATGGGGATACCAAGCCGGGACCAATTGGACCACAAGGACCACCAGGAACCCCTGGATTCCCTGGAGTACCAGGGATAGAGGGACAGAAG GGAAGCAAGGGAGATAAAGGAGACATG GGTCTGAGAGGTCCTCAGGGATTTCCAGGTTTGAACGGGGAAGCTGGTGTTAAAGGAGAAAAG GGAGAACCAGGAGTTGGTTTACCAGGCGCCCCAGGCTCCCCAGGCCTTCCCGGCCCCCCGGGTCCTCCCAGATCACGCAGTGTTCCT TATGGACCAGATGCCCTGGGTTCTGGCTTTGAAGACCTGGACAGTGATGCTGAACTCGTCAGG GGACCTCCTGGTCCTCCAGGGCCTCCAGGGCCTCCTGGTCCACCTGGACCTCACCTGGCACAAACTGACACCAGTGGAGAACACTCAGCTACGTATGCTGGACCACCTGGTGTGCCTGGCAGAGATGGACTTCCAGGGAAAAATGGAGTACCA GGTCCAGCAGGAAAAGATGGGACTCCAGGTCTACCGGGAACTGTGGGACAGAAG GGGGACCAAGGGATGCCTGGACCACCTGGACCAAAG GGGGAATGTGGCTCTGGGGGTACAGCAGGATCCCCAGGACCACGTGGGCCTAATGGTCAACCAGGAAAGAGAGGCCCACCCGGTCCCCCAGGTCCCCCGGGACCCTCTGGAACTTCGGGAACCAAGTTCTTTGTAGAG GATATGGAAGGATCTGGAAAAAGGGACATGCTTATTGAAACTGGAGTCAGAGGCCCACAG GGAATCCCTGGCCTACCCGGCCCTCCTGGACCACGG gGTGAGGATGGAGTCCCTGGAATCTCTGTCAAG GGTGAACCAGGGGAGCCAGGATCATCAGGTTCACAGGGTCCTGCCGGAATGCCAGGTACCAGG GGGCCCAAAGGAGATAAAGGCAGTCCAGGACTCAAG GGTGATCAAGGTGCCGATGGTCTCAGTATACCAGGACCACCCGGACCTCCTGGGCCTCCAGGACCTCCCATTAACATACAAGAT TTCCTCAATGCCACAAATGGTATCCTCAACTTGACAGAGATCCGAGGACCACCTGGGCCCATG GGCCCTGAAGGCTTGCCTGGCAGAGCTGGATTTCCA GGCCCCAGGGGACCGAAGGGAGAAATAGGCTCTACAGGCATCCAAGGGTCAGCAGGGCTTAAG ggagaaaagggagaaccAGGGGTGACTATTGCTGCAGATGGATCTCTCTTGTCAGCACCCAGAGGCCCTCAGGGGCCAAAAGGCATAAAG GGCGACCGTGGCTACCCCGGACCTGCTGGACTTATG GGCCCAATAGGACCTTCTGGAGAAAAGGGAGAGTGTGGCATCCCAGGACGTCCA GGGAGACCTGGTTTGCTTGGGAAGAAAGGTGACAAAGGAGATTCTGTTGGCGTAGTG ggACCTCCAGGTCCTCCCGGTCCCCCTGGCCTTCCAGGGAGAATCCTCGGACTGAACGGA GAGTCACCGAGAAGGAGAGATACAGTTGGACctaaaggagaaaaaggagatgaaggatTACCTGGTGAGCCAGGGACACCTG CACCAGGATTTCCAGATGCAATAGTG GGTGCTAGAGGTGATCAAGGATACAAAGGTGAGAAGGGAGAAAAGGGTGACGCAGGCCTGCCTGGCCCTCCAGGACTGCCAGGGAGATCAGGACTGGTG GGACCAAAGGGTGAGTCCATTGTTGGCCCCCAGGGTCCTGTTGGTTCTCCTGGCCAGCCTGGAGCTCCTGGGTTTGGACGACCTGGACCTCGTGGGCCCCCCGGCCCTGCTGGACCTCCGGGACTATCTGCATATGAAACAA CTAttcctggtcctcctggtcctccgGGTCCACCAGGCCCTGCCAACCTG GTGATCACCTACAAGACATTTAACGCTCTCACCAGAGACTCACAGCGCGCTGCAGAAGGAACCTTGGCCTATGTGTCTGACAGAGGAGGGGAGCTGTACATCAGAGCACGCAACGGCTGGCGCAAGATCCAg CTCGGAGAGTTGATCCATCCTGGACCGTCCTCATCGGAGTCCTCTCAGTCCCTCAGCAGACCCGGAGACAGGAGTAGACCGCACAGGACCAATAGCCAG gagctgcaggacgGCAGTAGAGCCTACCAGCCCAGCTATAACGTGCTACCACAGACCTTCAACGGCGTACCTGGG CTCCACCTGGTGGCCCTGAACGCCCCACTCAGAGGAGACATGCGTGGCATCCGTGGAGCAGACTTCCAGTGCTACCAACAGGCCCGTGCCATGGGGCTCACAGCTACATACAGGGCCTTCCTGTCCTCACACCTCCAGGACCTGGCAACAATTGTGAGGAAGACCGACCGCAACGACATGCCCGTGGTTAACCTGAGG GGTGAGGTGCTGTTCAGCAGCTGGATGTCCATCTTCTCTGGGAACGGAGGCACATACGACCCATCCATACCCATCTACTCCTTTGACGGACGGAACGTGATGACAGACTCAACTTG GCCAGACAAGTTGGTGTGGCACGGCTCCAGCGTCGTGGGCAGCCGCCTGACCTCTAACTACTGCGAGGCGTGGAGGACGGCTGACATGGCGGTGACGGGCCAGGCCGCCATGCTGCAGACGGGGCGAATGTTAGGACAGCACGCCCGCTCCTGCTCCAGCCACTACATAGTGCTGTGCATAGAGAACACATACGTGGGAGACAGGCATCAGAGGAGGCCCTGA